A single genomic interval of Brevibacillus brevis harbors:
- a CDS encoding SRPBCC family protein: MEQNNQQAVEDIKQTIVFDAPIQKVWEKVSTAEAISAWFMPNDFQPVVGHEFHIQSPFGPSPCKVLEVEAPHRLSFAWDTEGWVVSFLLKDLGEKTEFTLIHGGWKAADEIIGKANAKSSMIREKMNQGWVGIVHERLKKVVEG, encoded by the coding sequence GTGGAACAGAACAACCAGCAAGCCGTAGAAGATATTAAACAAACCATTGTTTTCGACGCCCCTATTCAAAAGGTATGGGAGAAAGTATCCACTGCGGAAGCCATTTCAGCTTGGTTTATGCCGAATGATTTTCAGCCTGTAGTTGGTCATGAGTTTCATATCCAATCCCCTTTTGGGCCGTCACCATGCAAAGTGTTGGAAGTAGAAGCACCACATCGCCTTTCTTTTGCTTGGGATACAGAAGGTTGGGTCGTCTCTTTTCTTTTAAAAGACCTGGGAGAGAAGACGGAGTTTACCCTCATTCATGGTGGATGGAAAGCGGCAGATGAGATCATCGGAAAAGCAAACGCGAAGAGCTCAATGATTCGCGAGAAGATGAATCAAGGTTGGGTTGGAATTGTTCACGAGCGCCTGAAAAAGGTTGTGGAAGGCTAA
- a CDS encoding enoyl-CoA hydratase/isomerase family protein: MKEKNILTTIENNICIIKLNRPEIRNPLTEAAWELLDTLREIQYDDQVKAVIITGTERAFSAGGNLGNVQRDTSDAFATRKRMKQYYELLHMMRKVEKPIIAAVNGAAAGAGVSLALACDLVIAARSAFFIQSFVKVGALPDFGGIHFLTQSLGPHRAKELMMLGERITAEQAYQIGMVNEVVDDGILLERACSIAQKIAEGPSLSIGLIKQLVHYSANVSLEEFLELEAFGQGLCFQTEDLKEGVTAFFEKRAPQFKGK, encoded by the coding sequence ATGAAGGAAAAAAACATCCTGACCACGATTGAAAACAACATTTGCATCATCAAATTGAACAGGCCTGAAATTAGAAATCCTTTAACGGAAGCAGCATGGGAACTACTCGATACATTAAGGGAAATTCAATATGACGACCAAGTCAAAGCCGTTATCATCACAGGTACAGAACGTGCGTTTAGTGCTGGCGGTAATTTGGGTAACGTTCAGCGTGATACTTCGGATGCTTTTGCTACCCGTAAAAGAATGAAACAGTATTATGAACTGCTTCATATGATGAGAAAAGTGGAAAAGCCCATAATAGCTGCTGTAAATGGCGCCGCAGCAGGAGCGGGAGTCAGTCTGGCTTTAGCCTGTGACTTGGTTATTGCAGCCCGTTCCGCTTTTTTCATTCAAAGTTTCGTGAAAGTGGGGGCTCTTCCCGATTTCGGTGGGATTCATTTTTTGACACAATCATTGGGGCCTCACCGAGCTAAAGAACTTATGATGTTGGGAGAGCGCATCACGGCAGAACAAGCATACCAGATAGGGATGGTGAATGAAGTAGTCGATGATGGTATCTTGCTGGAGCGGGCATGCTCCATAGCCCAAAAGATTGCAGAGGGGCCGAGCTTGTCCATTGGACTGATCAAACAACTTGTTCACTATAGCGCGAATGTCAGTTTGGAAGAGTTTTTGGAGCTGGAAGCCTTTGGTCAAGGATTATGCTTTCAGACGGAAGATTTGAAAGAAGGAGTTACTGCCTTTTTTGAAAAACGGGCTCCACAATTTAAAGGGAAATGA
- a CDS encoding class I adenylate-forming enzyme family protein — translation MNIGSSLVRNANMMPDRVAIVYQDQTYTYEQLNRIVNRLAHGLLSLGIAKGEKICFMMKNSDIFPIAFFAAAKIGAVTVPINVRLTKSEAAYLIDHSDAKLVIYDEEYGELIEQARSAKVAHCIAVHHAQVEGHLSLQQVLTENENEPDIVVEQHDDSHILYTSGTTGRPKGALFDHYRAILFVFHSLGMSGEIMNSRILHFMPFFHGAGFSILFKDLFLGQTLVIQRKFDPVEVLKAIEQYKIQSFIAVPTMYNMMLQVPDADRYDLSSIESLRYGGAPMSPELIKRSMELFKTDQFNNRCGLTEGGPSGIYLYPEDHKEKLGTSGKARFLTEAKVVDQRGKEVVPGEIGELILRSEMVMKGYYKNPEATAQAIRDGWLYTGDLCSIDEDGFITLVDRKKDMIISGGSNIYSVEVENILYAFDGVLEAAVIGVPDEKWGESVAAIIVAKPGCTIDRAELIEFCRKHLAGYKIPRKVMFMDVLPRNPSGKILKYELRSRYMNHPSEFTFPQ, via the coding sequence GTGAATATTGGGAGTTCACTTGTCAGAAACGCGAATATGATGCCGGATAGAGTCGCGATCGTCTATCAGGATCAGACATACACGTATGAACAGCTAAACCGAATCGTAAATCGCCTGGCACATGGTTTGCTTTCACTTGGAATCGCGAAAGGTGAAAAGATATGCTTCATGATGAAAAACTCCGATATCTTCCCGATCGCTTTTTTTGCGGCCGCCAAGATTGGTGCTGTTACCGTTCCGATTAACGTCCGGCTGACGAAATCGGAAGCAGCATATCTCATCGATCATTCTGATGCCAAGCTGGTCATTTATGATGAGGAATATGGAGAGTTGATAGAACAGGCTCGATCTGCCAAGGTTGCTCATTGTATTGCTGTTCACCATGCACAAGTAGAAGGACATTTGTCGTTGCAACAGGTTCTGACTGAAAATGAAAATGAACCTGATATTGTAGTTGAACAGCATGATGATTCTCACATCCTGTATACATCCGGCACGACAGGAAGACCCAAGGGAGCTTTATTCGATCATTACCGAGCTATTTTGTTCGTATTTCATTCGCTTGGTATGAGTGGGGAAATAATGAATAGCCGCATCCTGCATTTCATGCCTTTCTTCCACGGTGCAGGCTTCAGTATCCTCTTCAAGGATTTATTTTTGGGCCAAACGCTTGTCATTCAACGAAAATTTGATCCTGTTGAAGTATTGAAAGCAATTGAGCAGTATAAAATTCAATCATTTATTGCCGTCCCAACGATGTATAACATGATGCTGCAAGTTCCAGATGCAGACCGATACGATTTATCCTCGATTGAAAGCCTAAGGTATGGGGGGGCACCTATGTCTCCCGAACTGATCAAGAGAAGCATGGAGCTGTTTAAGACGGATCAGTTTAACAATAGATGTGGTTTGACAGAAGGTGGTCCTTCCGGGATTTACTTATATCCGGAGGATCATAAGGAAAAACTCGGGACAAGCGGAAAGGCAAGATTTTTGACGGAAGCCAAAGTTGTTGACCAGCGTGGAAAAGAGGTCGTACCTGGAGAAATCGGGGAACTGATTCTGCGGAGCGAGATGGTTATGAAGGGCTACTATAAAAATCCAGAGGCTACTGCGCAGGCCATTCGTGATGGATGGCTGTACACGGGGGACTTGTGCTCTATTGATGAAGATGGGTTCATAACGCTTGTGGATCGCAAAAAGGATATGATTATTTCGGGCGGGAGCAACATCTATTCTGTGGAAGTGGAGAATATCTTGTACGCTTTTGATGGTGTATTAGAGGCAGCCGTGATCGGTGTTCCCGATGAGAAATGGGGTGAATCGGTCGCAGCCATTATCGTAGCAAAACCTGGTTGTACCATCGATAGGGCCGAGTTGATTGAATTTTGTCGAAAGCATCTCGCAGGCTACAAGATCCCTCGCAAAGTCATGTTTATGGACGTATTACCAAGAAATCCTTCCGGGAAAATCCTGAAGTATGAATTGCGAAGTCGTTACATGAATCATCCATCCGAATTTACTTTTCCCCAGTGA
- a CDS encoding LysR family transcriptional regulator, whose amino-acid sequence MRIEQLIYITEIAKTGSIANTAERLFVSSPGISLAISSLEEELGVKIFERSRTGLEPTEVGRKLILRAQEVLNHIEEFKNEARCDSSEFEGQLSISIVPGICRTLVPKTLAAITTKFPKVHLHVKEAHLMQVRKDVLNGDVDIGVIYSFPSSHEENKLLTTTHITDSSMMVCFRKDSELASKEIVYMEDLYNYPIVASTNLSDTKKFYSYLFEEFHKINFFVQSQNYETKKHFISQGMALGFETRLTTKTDPFFQREDIICKPLIAKEPVVSYYCIKLKNQYVSAVGKEFLKELQVQAEPFKEGSRL is encoded by the coding sequence ATGCGTATCGAGCAGCTTATCTACATAACTGAAATAGCAAAAACAGGATCGATTGCGAACACCGCCGAACGACTTTTTGTGTCTTCTCCAGGTATAAGCCTTGCGATCAGCAGCTTGGAAGAAGAGCTCGGCGTAAAAATTTTTGAACGCTCACGCACTGGATTAGAGCCCACTGAAGTGGGAAGGAAGCTGATCTTACGCGCTCAGGAAGTATTAAACCACATCGAAGAATTCAAAAATGAGGCGAGATGTGATTCTTCTGAGTTCGAAGGACAGCTATCCATCTCTATTGTCCCAGGCATCTGTCGAACACTCGTCCCGAAAACCTTGGCTGCGATTACGACAAAATTCCCGAAGGTCCATCTTCATGTAAAAGAAGCACATCTGATGCAAGTTCGAAAAGATGTTTTGAATGGGGATGTCGACATCGGAGTCATCTATTCCTTTCCCTCCTCCCATGAAGAAAACAAACTGCTTACTACAACCCACATTACAGATAGCTCCATGATGGTTTGTTTTCGAAAGGACTCGGAATTGGCTAGCAAAGAGATTGTTTACATGGAGGATTTATATAACTATCCAATTGTTGCCTCCACCAATTTGAGTGATACAAAAAAATTTTATTCCTATCTATTTGAGGAATTTCACAAAATTAACTTCTTCGTTCAATCCCAAAACTATGAAACAAAAAAACATTTCATCTCGCAAGGAATGGCATTGGGATTTGAAACTCGCCTGACGACGAAAACCGATCCATTTTTTCAAAGGGAAGATATTATTTGCAAGCCTCTCATTGCAAAGGAACCCGTAGTCTCCTATTATTGCATCAAATTAAAAAACCAATACGTTTCCGCGGTCGGTAAGGAATTTTTGAAAGAACTTCAAGTGCAAGCGGAGCCATTTAAAGAAGGAAGTAGACTATGA
- a CDS encoding ABC transporter ATP-binding protein, whose product MDPLVEVQQLQVFYPGKSKLLQKTKSVVKAVDHVSFTINQGETLGLVGESGCGKSTMGRAILHLIKPTSGDISFAGRSLSSLSASEMRQQRKHFQMVFQDPFSSLNPRLTVKEILDEPLKAHRLGDEHQRLEKIHHMMEVCGLNRMYAERYAHEFSGGQRQRIGIARALILQPQLVVADEPVSALDVSIQSQILNLMQDLQEEFQLTYLFISHDLGVVRHICNRVGVMYLGRMAELAKTEQLYANPLHPYTKTLLSAIPVADPRLRKERIILQGDVPSPANPPQGCAFASRCPSVMEICKEIRPDMRQVTDAHSVACHLYV is encoded by the coding sequence ATGGACCCATTAGTAGAAGTACAACAGTTACAGGTGTTTTATCCAGGGAAGAGCAAGCTGCTGCAAAAAACGAAGAGTGTAGTGAAGGCCGTCGATCATGTTTCGTTTACCATCAATCAAGGAGAGACGCTCGGGCTGGTAGGAGAATCCGGATGTGGAAAATCGACGATGGGCAGGGCGATTTTGCACCTGATAAAACCAACTTCAGGAGATATCAGCTTTGCAGGCAGGAGTCTGTCCTCCTTATCAGCAAGTGAAATGAGGCAACAGCGCAAGCATTTTCAAATGGTGTTCCAAGATCCATTCTCGTCGCTTAACCCACGATTGACGGTAAAGGAAATTCTAGATGAGCCGCTAAAAGCCCATAGATTGGGTGATGAACATCAGCGTTTGGAAAAAATACATCATATGATGGAGGTTTGCGGGTTAAATCGCATGTATGCTGAGCGGTATGCTCATGAATTTTCGGGTGGGCAGCGGCAACGAATTGGCATTGCTCGTGCACTGATTCTTCAACCACAGCTAGTAGTGGCTGATGAACCCGTCTCTGCACTAGATGTATCGATCCAGTCGCAAATCTTAAATCTTATGCAGGATTTACAAGAAGAATTTCAACTGACTTACTTGTTCATTTCCCATGATCTCGGGGTGGTTCGACATATCTGCAATCGTGTCGGAGTCATGTATTTAGGAAGAATGGCGGAGCTTGCGAAAACGGAACAATTGTACGCCAATCCATTACACCCCTATACCAAGACGTTGTTATCCGCCATCCCGGTGGCAGATCCCCGATTGAGAAAGGAACGAATTATTTTGCAAGGGGACGTGCCTTCGCCAGCCAACCCTCCACAGGGCTGTGCTTTTGCCAGTAGATGTCCGAGTGTGATGGAGATTTGTAAAGAAATCAGACCAGATATGCGGCAAGTGACCGATGCGCATAGTGTGGCTTGTCATCTCTATGTCTGA
- a CDS encoding ABC transporter ATP-binding protein → MNTPILEVNQLQVSFKKEKEEITVVNGISFIVHAGETLGIVGESGCGKSITSLSIMRLINPPGRITNGQIVYNNRDLTQLSEEEMRVVRGTEISMIFQEPMTSLNPVFTIGRQIDEIILLHTCASKQEAKEQSIEMLKRVGISRAEQIYRSYPFELSGGMRQRVMIAIGMACQPKLLIADEPTTALDVTIQLQILDLMKKLQEKENTAIMLITHDLGVVAEMCDRVLVMYAGEVVEEADVDDLFHNPKHPYTIGLLQSMPSSVEKRSRLYTIKGQVPPAGSITKGCRFAERCDRVIDRCWGEDPAIVSVGNNHTCRCWLHA, encoded by the coding sequence ATGAATACGCCTATTTTAGAGGTCAACCAGTTACAGGTTTCTTTTAAGAAAGAAAAGGAAGAGATAACTGTCGTCAACGGTATTTCTTTTATTGTTCATGCGGGTGAAACCTTGGGGATCGTCGGAGAATCCGGTTGCGGCAAAAGCATTACCTCACTATCGATCATGCGCCTGATCAACCCACCCGGCCGCATTACGAATGGACAAATTGTTTATAACAACAGGGATTTGACCCAACTCTCCGAGGAAGAAATGCGTGTGGTCCGAGGAACCGAGATCTCGATGATTTTCCAGGAGCCGATGACCTCCTTAAACCCTGTTTTTACGATCGGCCGACAAATCGATGAGATTATTCTACTTCATACGTGCGCATCCAAACAGGAAGCAAAAGAACAATCCATTGAGATGCTAAAGCGCGTCGGTATATCCCGTGCTGAGCAAATCTACCGAAGCTATCCGTTCGAATTGTCGGGTGGAATGCGGCAACGGGTAATGATTGCGATTGGGATGGCATGCCAGCCAAAGCTGTTGATTGCGGATGAACCAACAACGGCGCTGGATGTAACGATTCAATTGCAAATCTTAGACCTGATGAAAAAATTGCAAGAAAAAGAAAATACAGCCATCATGCTAATCACTCATGACCTGGGGGTGGTCGCTGAGATGTGTGATCGCGTTCTGGTGATGTATGCAGGAGAAGTCGTGGAAGAAGCTGACGTCGATGATTTATTCCATAATCCTAAGCATCCTTATACCATTGGTCTACTGCAATCCATGCCCTCTTCAGTAGAAAAGAGAAGCCGCCTATATACGATCAAAGGGCAAGTCCCGCCAGCAGGGTCGATCACCAAGGGTTGTCGCTTTGCAGAACGGTGCGATCGTGTTATTGACCGTTGCTGGGGGGAAGACCCCGCGATCGTTTCGGTCGGCAATAATCATACGTGCCGCTGCTGGTTACATGCCTAG
- a CDS encoding long-chain-fatty-acid--CoA ligase, with translation MKKPWHAFYPRTIPYEVEIPLCSIYHFLERAAQDFPHQTAVIEADVELTYSELKHAVDRFAAALYRRGCRKGDRLGIMLFNCKEYIIAYFAVQRLGGIVVQLNPMFQQRELQIMLDDSEPSWLICDSSQIEKLESTGYQKKLTIITTDDNQNGYAYFYQWIEEQNDTLPPLQINSKEDIAVLQYTGGTTGTPKGVMITHFNTVASTYHTFITDEGALQRPGERFLGVFPMFHGAGLMVMMSSIFHAGAYIPIRHFRIHEALPIIRKYRPSHLSASPTVFVALVNHPDFRDDDLRTLKICRSGAAPIPLEVLRAFEQKSGVRISEVYGLTESNAVIVRVFGKGDRKTGSVGIPVPNADVKIVDVETGLEELPLGATGEIILKGPQIMKGYWKKPEETAQTIRDGWLYTGDTGMLDEDGFLYVVGRKKEMIIAGGYNIYPNEIDEVLYQHPAVAEACTFGIPDAYRGETVKAAIVVKKDHSLTEEEIVHWCKERLAKYKVPRLIEFREQLPKSAVGKILRRTLVEENRSH, from the coding sequence TTGAAAAAGCCATGGCATGCCTTTTATCCACGAACGATCCCGTATGAAGTGGAAATTCCTTTGTGCTCAATCTACCATTTCCTGGAGCGAGCTGCCCAAGATTTCCCTCACCAGACAGCCGTGATCGAAGCGGATGTGGAGCTGACCTATTCCGAACTGAAACACGCAGTTGATCGGTTTGCCGCTGCTTTGTATCGACGTGGATGCAGGAAGGGAGATCGCTTGGGGATCATGCTATTCAATTGCAAGGAATACATCATCGCCTATTTCGCCGTTCAACGATTAGGGGGGATTGTCGTCCAACTAAACCCCATGTTTCAGCAGCGAGAATTGCAAATCATGTTGGATGATTCGGAGCCGAGCTGGCTGATTTGTGATAGCAGTCAGATTGAGAAACTAGAAAGTACCGGCTATCAAAAAAAGCTGACGATCATAACCACAGATGACAATCAGAATGGATATGCCTATTTCTATCAGTGGATCGAAGAACAAAACGATACACTCCCTCCTTTGCAAATCAATAGCAAGGAAGATATTGCCGTTTTACAGTACACAGGCGGAACGACAGGAACACCAAAAGGGGTTATGATTACGCATTTCAACACGGTAGCGAGCACATACCATACCTTTATCACAGACGAAGGGGCACTTCAACGTCCCGGTGAACGGTTTCTTGGTGTTTTCCCGATGTTCCATGGAGCAGGCTTGATGGTCATGATGTCCTCTATCTTCCATGCAGGTGCGTACATTCCCATCAGACATTTCCGCATCCACGAGGCACTTCCCATCATTCGCAAGTATCGACCCTCTCATCTTTCAGCGTCACCCACTGTCTTTGTAGCATTAGTGAACCATCCTGATTTTCGGGACGATGATTTGCGTACGCTGAAAATATGCAGATCAGGTGCTGCTCCGATCCCTTTGGAGGTGCTTCGAGCCTTTGAACAAAAGTCAGGCGTCCGTATTTCTGAAGTGTATGGACTTACAGAATCCAACGCAGTTATCGTTCGGGTATTTGGAAAAGGTGATCGAAAAACAGGGAGTGTAGGGATCCCAGTCCCTAATGCCGATGTGAAAATCGTGGATGTGGAAACGGGTTTAGAAGAACTGCCTCTAGGAGCTACAGGTGAAATTATCCTGAAAGGTCCGCAAATCATGAAAGGTTATTGGAAAAAACCAGAAGAGACTGCACAAACGATACGTGATGGATGGCTCTACACGGGTGACACCGGCATGCTGGATGAGGATGGCTTCTTGTATGTAGTCGGAAGGAAAAAGGAAATGATCATCGCTGGAGGATACAATATTTATCCCAACGAGATTGATGAGGTTTTATACCAGCATCCAGCGGTTGCAGAAGCGTGTACATTCGGTATCCCGGATGCCTACCGAGGAGAAACCGTCAAAGCAGCCATTGTTGTGAAGAAAGACCATTCGCTGACAGAAGAAGAAATTGTGCATTGGTGCAAAGAACGGCTGGCGAAATATAAAGTGCCTAGATTGATCGAATTCAGGGAACAATTGCCGAAATCGGCAGTGGGCAAAATATTACGCCGTACATTGGTTGAGGAAAATCGTAGCCATTAA
- a CDS encoding lipid-transfer protein: MGKKVKVIGVNMIPFTKPGAHEPYEVMAAKAVKGALEDAGINYSEIQQAYASYVYGDSTCGQRALYLVGMTGIPIFNINNNCSSGSNALFLARQAVESGTVECALAVGFEEMKPGALKSHWDDRTPATGWLQDRLKELWPEVPQAPNAIRLFGSAGKEYLEKYGANPDIFAKVSVKTRNHAVQNPYSLFTQKLTVEEVMSAPELMPTLTRLMACPPTCGAAAAIVCSEEFAKKHGISNAVEIVGQALTTDMNVSYDNILNLVGADMTRRAAKQVYEAAGIGPEEVDVLELHDCFTPNEVITYESLGICEEGGAEKFINDGSNTYGGKVVVNPSGGLMSKGHPIGATGLAQCTELVWQLRGQAQKRQVDNARVALQHNLGLGGACVVTMYRVG; this comes from the coding sequence TTGGGTAAAAAAGTAAAAGTAATCGGCGTAAATATGATACCGTTTACAAAACCTGGGGCACACGAGCCCTATGAAGTTATGGCAGCGAAAGCAGTAAAAGGTGCACTGGAAGATGCGGGAATTAACTATTCCGAAATCCAGCAAGCCTATGCCAGCTATGTATACGGTGACAGCACGTGTGGCCAAAGAGCGTTGTATTTGGTAGGGATGACAGGGATTCCTATTTTTAATATCAATAACAACTGCTCCTCCGGTTCCAATGCCCTGTTCCTGGCACGACAAGCAGTAGAGTCTGGAACCGTAGAGTGCGCATTGGCTGTAGGCTTTGAAGAAATGAAGCCTGGTGCATTGAAATCCCATTGGGATGATCGAACGCCGGCAACAGGCTGGTTGCAGGATCGCTTGAAGGAATTGTGGCCGGAAGTGCCGCAAGCACCGAATGCAATCCGGTTGTTTGGTTCGGCGGGTAAGGAGTATCTGGAGAAGTACGGGGCGAATCCCGACATTTTTGCAAAAGTTTCCGTGAAAACAAGGAATCATGCCGTTCAAAATCCGTACTCGCTCTTTACACAAAAGCTGACAGTGGAAGAGGTCATGAGTGCGCCGGAGCTGATGCCTACATTGACTCGCCTCATGGCCTGCCCACCAACCTGCGGAGCGGCAGCGGCTATTGTATGCAGTGAGGAATTTGCCAAAAAACACGGTATTTCCAACGCGGTCGAGATTGTGGGGCAAGCGCTGACAACGGATATGAACGTCAGTTACGACAATATCCTCAATCTGGTGGGTGCCGATATGACACGTCGTGCTGCTAAACAGGTCTATGAGGCAGCAGGCATCGGTCCAGAAGAAGTCGATGTTCTGGAGCTCCATGACTGCTTCACCCCAAATGAGGTCATTACCTATGAGAGCCTGGGGATATGCGAAGAAGGTGGAGCAGAGAAATTTATCAATGACGGCAGTAACACATACGGTGGCAAAGTAGTGGTCAACCCTTCAGGTGGATTGATGTCAAAAGGACACCCCATCGGGGCAACAGGCCTGGCGCAGTGCACGGAGCTAGTCTGGCAGCTACGCGGGCAAGCACAGAAACGGCAAGTGGACAATGCAAGAGTCGCCTTGCAGCACAACTTGGGTCTTGGTGGCGCTTGCGTCGTAACCATGTATCGAGTTGGATAA
- a CDS encoding M20/M25/M40 family metallo-hydrolase yields MSLATVQRLIEERKEQYLQQLFALLKQKSISTTNVGVRECAELLNEMMQACGIQSRLMETAGHPVVYGEWIKAENAFTVLIYGHYDVQPPEPLEEWLSPPFEPNIRDGRIYCRGVGDNKGQLMAQVLAIQTYLDSFGELPVNVKLVFEGEEENSSPHLATFVEENKELLACDLVYTSDGPMHGSGIPSVELGVRGILGVELVAHGAKWDHHSGNMGNIAPNPAWILIDLLKTMRDEQGRVLIEGFYDNIRQPTAYELDLLRKLPFEREVLIEQIGYPDIEADAETFYRLVSLEPTFNICGFHSGYGGDGSKTIIPATARVKMDIRLVIDQDPDDIFQKLCEHVKKHNPSIEVLHQGEMKPSRTSAELEIVKVVTQAVRDAYRVDPLLVPGVGGSLPDYVWTQILGVPSVMVPYANADEANHAPNENMVVDLFYQGISCTCHVIHRLGELSK; encoded by the coding sequence ATGAGCTTGGCTACAGTTCAGCGTCTGATAGAGGAGCGAAAAGAACAATATTTACAGCAACTGTTTGCCTTGTTGAAACAGAAAAGCATAAGTACAACCAATGTAGGCGTACGAGAATGTGCGGAGCTGTTGAATGAGATGATGCAGGCATGTGGGATACAGAGTCGCCTAATGGAAACAGCGGGACATCCAGTTGTATATGGAGAATGGATAAAGGCTGAGAATGCATTCACAGTATTGATCTATGGTCACTATGATGTCCAGCCTCCTGAGCCGCTCGAGGAATGGCTGTCGCCACCCTTTGAACCGAACATACGAGACGGAAGGATTTATTGTCGAGGAGTAGGAGACAACAAAGGTCAGTTAATGGCTCAGGTACTGGCGATTCAAACGTATTTGGACAGCTTTGGTGAGTTGCCAGTCAATGTGAAGCTGGTATTTGAAGGGGAGGAGGAAAACAGTAGTCCTCATCTCGCGACTTTCGTTGAAGAGAATAAAGAGCTATTGGCATGTGACCTTGTTTACACATCAGATGGGCCCATGCATGGAAGTGGTATCCCTTCTGTTGAGTTAGGTGTCAGGGGTATTCTTGGTGTCGAACTGGTAGCACACGGAGCAAAATGGGATCATCATTCGGGAAATATGGGAAATATCGCACCCAATCCGGCATGGATTCTTATTGACTTGTTAAAAACGATGCGTGATGAGCAAGGGAGGGTGCTAATCGAAGGATTTTACGATAATATCCGCCAACCGACTGCCTATGAGCTGGATTTGCTTCGCAAGCTTCCTTTTGAACGTGAGGTGTTAATCGAGCAGATCGGATATCCAGATATCGAAGCGGACGCCGAAACCTTTTATCGCTTGGTATCCTTGGAACCGACTTTCAATATTTGCGGTTTTCACAGTGGGTACGGGGGAGACGGCTCCAAGACGATTATTCCTGCCACTGCGCGTGTGAAAATGGATATACGGCTAGTCATCGATCAAGACCCAGACGATATTTTTCAAAAGCTTTGCGAACATGTGAAAAAACACAATCCTTCCATAGAGGTCTTGCATCAAGGAGAAATGAAACCTTCACGTACTTCTGCTGAACTGGAGATCGTGAAAGTGGTTACACAGGCAGTCAGAGACGCGTACAGAGTAGATCCTCTTCTTGTACCTGGAGTCGGCGGGAGCCTCCCCGATTATGTCTGGACTCAGATTCTCGGAGTCCCATCCGTGATGGTCCCGTATGCGAACGCAGATGAGGCGAATCATGCGCCGAATGAAAATATGGTAGTGGACCTTTTTTATCAGGGCATTTCATGTACATGCCATGTGATTCATCGATTAGGGGAGCTTTCAAAGTAA
- a CDS encoding ArsR/SmtB family transcription factor codes for MSASAEKVDVFQAIADPTRREVLRLLAEKELPISAITSHFPISRTAVVKHLHILADADLVTGHKVGREKIYRLHPGPLTEVKQWLSFYEQFWNNKLSMLKHLVETDGDTALTVVQSEPDQKR; via the coding sequence ATGTCTGCCTCAGCAGAAAAGGTTGATGTATTTCAAGCGATTGCTGACCCTACTCGTCGAGAAGTACTTCGCTTGCTAGCTGAAAAAGAATTACCGATCTCAGCGATTACCTCTCATTTCCCCATAAGCCGAACTGCTGTGGTCAAACATCTTCATATACTTGCCGACGCTGATCTGGTCACGGGACATAAAGTAGGTCGTGAGAAAATTTATCGGCTGCATCCCGGTCCCCTGACAGAAGTAAAGCAGTGGCTTTCCTTTTACGAGCAGTTTTGGAACAATAAGCTGTCTATGCTAAAGCACCTGGTAGAGACCGATGGCGACACGGCGTTAACTGTTGTGCAATCGGAACCAGATCAAAAAAGGTAA